The Porites lutea chromosome 9, jaPorLute2.1, whole genome shotgun sequence sequence ATTAAGGTACGTAACGTCCTCTGGACCGTTTAGCTCCCCGTCCTTCTTTCCACGACAACCTACTTTTCTTAGACAGTTTCCTTCCGTGTCAATTATGAAAACACAGTGTCTTTCGCTGTCAACAACAGCAATTTGCCCTTTGCTGTTGACAGCCAACCCTCTCGGTTTTTTAGAAGTTTCTTGATTTAATTCCAACTCTCCCAAAACCTGAATGAGCCGTTGTTTCACCTGGACAGTGTTGGTTGAAAGAACCTTCCCATTTATTTTGACTGTGATGTTAAAAGTACCAGGAACTTTAGGTACAAACTTCACTAGTGTAGCATCTTCATTCTCGTACGTTCTCAAACTTCCTACCTTCTCAGAGGGTTCCACGAGCACCTCACATTGGAATTTGCATTTAACTTCATGCGCTTGTTCTTTAGGGATTCTGGGGTTAACATCGAACTCTGATTCTACACCAGCTTGGATATCTTGATTCAGTCCCTTGATGGTCGGTTCACTTGTTGCTACGAAGCCAACGCTAAATTTTTCTAGTTCCAAATTCGGAAAGTACTTCACAAAGGAACTGACCGGAAGTTCTGGGATGGGAGCGCTTTCAAGTTCGTTGTAACGCTGCTGtagttttagtttgttttgcATTATGTCCGAACTGGAGCTTTTTTGCACGAGTTGTTCAGCAAACTCGACTGCTTGGTTGATCTGCTTTAGCAAGGACTGCACTTGTGTCTTTGCCGAATTTAACATTTCCGATCGAGACGCCCGCGTGTTCTCGAGAAAGGTGATGATCTCGCATTCACTTTCACGAATAGTGGCAATGATTTGTTCCGCTGTCTGGGAAACTTCATGTTTAACATTAGTAATATTTGTATGCAGCTCAAGCTCTGTTTGTTCAAGCTTGAAAATCGCATCGCTGTAAAGATTggtcttttcttttaacttttcgGCTCTCTCTAGGATGTTGACTTTCTCGCCATCCGCCACTTTATCCAGTAGTTCCACATCATGGCCCTCGTGTGACTTGTGATCCGTTGCGATGCAAATTTGGCAAACACACAGTTTGCATTTGCGGCAGAAAAATCTTACAATCTCGCGCTCGTGATACTGCTGCTTGCAAAATGACTGCCTCTTCATCAGGGCTTCGTAGTCTTGAGGTTGGAACTGTTTGACTGGCGTCACCTTGTGTCCTTCAGTGAGGTTTGTAAACAGTTGATGTGCGTTTACACAGTCACTGCACATGAATTTAGCGCATTCGAAGCAGTAACTTATCTCTGCGCTCTTTTTCTTGCAAATGCCACAACTGATTTCGTTGCCATCGCCACTCTGTCGAACAGCGAGAAGACTGAGCAACCTGTTATGATGGAAACTAGACGGTAGTTTGGCGAAACAGTTTGCTTCGGGAAGATCGACTTCAGCTTGACACTCGGGGCAGCGAAACTTTCCATTCCTTTGGCTGATCAGTGCGTGTTTCTTCAAACAGTCACAGCAGAATGTATGCAGGCAGGTTATTGTCTTGGGATCGGTAAAACTATCTAGACAGATTGCACAAGTAACCTGTTCTTTGAGGTTTATCAACAGAGATTCCATTGTGAGAGATTGCTCAACAACGGAACGCCCTTTCTTGTTGTTTGGGATTCCGGGAAACTTGAACCATTTATAGCGTCACAAAACATTTTGCTTAATACCCACAGGCAGCCAACTAGATTTGGAATTATCTACCCTCTGACCTTAGAAGCGGAAGTTAAGGAGGGTATTTTCCCGCATTGTTTAGCTGGGAATATTGACAttaagacaaaaggcaaatatAAAATCTCGCAATAGAAGTGCGCGTTTTTAATGGATTTGTTTTTTGTATATTACTTTGAGGGTGGACAAACTTTGAGTGTTGCAGTTAAGACGAATTAAACGCCAAACTGTGCGACAAAAATGTGAGGTTAATTCTCAGTAATCGGCTGTCACATATCATTTCAAACACGAGGCAGTGAAGTAGAACCTCTGTGCATTTTCCTAACAACGTTTTTTAGTAATCTTTCTCATTCTTTGATTGTGTTTgtgtgtttctttgtttcttttgcatGTAGTAACATGTAGTCAGCTATTCTACTGCTGTGTGGTAAGCTTAGTTTTGGCAGTAAACTTGGATCGCCCAGCAGTGAAGACGAGAAATCGAGCCAGAGGAATGGGGTGGAGTCGTGCAAACACAAACCTAGTTTAGTACTTCAATGTTTCTAGCATAACTCTTAAACAATCTGTTTTTCAACCCTGAAGTGGAAGTTTATAAAGTAAGGTTTTATTTTCAGAATTAAATTTAGGAGAACGAAAGACGGATTTAGAGATTTGGGGAGGGTCACGCGTTGTACGTCTTATTCGAGAATGAGAGAGGAGAGGGCAAAAAAACATAGTTTcgtttcaaaaacaaacaaacaaatcaaatatcCCCATCATAAATTAAAATGTAGCTTCCCTAACCAGGTAACTCCTTTAAACACCAGCGAAACGTTTTGAGGAGGGATCTTGGAATTACACTGATAAGAGTAggcaattttaaatttaaaaaatagtaaaactgCAGAATAGTTAGCACGAAATGTTTCACGTTTTTCCTcattcagtttaattttttgtttaaaatacaTTCTCCACAGGTATAATTATCTATCAATGTCATCACAAGCTGTCTGGATCAGATCTCTGACTTCTTTGCCTCTTCTCATCGACTTTTAAAAACATTCTCGTAACTTGTCATCTGTCAAAGGAGATCCACctttaagaagaaaaaaggagagcAGTAACTAAGCAATAAGAAAATTTCACGACCTCAGCTTCCTCCTGCAGAGTTTATCAAATACTGTTCACACCGCTTTCGCACAAAAAAAGGTTGACACTGTTTGAATTATACGGTAAATGAACTGAAATACGAGACTATTTCAGGAATGCTAtcgactcttttttttttggaagtttcACAGGCAacttggtcaaaatttgttTCCCAAAACAGTCCGAAGCCTGATATTTCGTTCagtctgggaaactgcccacctacccctcccccaagccaacattttgccctaagtcagaagtaagtgttaatgttggcttaacggaggggtaggtgggtagtttctcAGAACCATACAATGATCCAACAGTCCCTAATAGCAATTTATCGAACCCACCGTCTGACTCCATGCAAAAATGAATGACTACTCTTTAGTGAGTGGGAGGATGGATGCTTTAACTAAGCCCCAACttatgtttgtttgtgtgtGCAGGGTACCTCAACCGTACAAACTCAACAAGCACAGATAGTGCATCAAGCAAGATCACCGTCTACAACTTTCACGGTAAATGACTTAGGTATCACTTGCGAAATTAGGACGTCGTAAGCTAAAGGACTTGGGGGACAAATAGGGTTGACTATTGAGCTCACTTTGACTATTACAATAGTATCATGATAGCTTAAATACTATCCCAATAGTATTGCTATATTAGGACTACTATTATTTCGATACTATCGCGATACTGACGTCTGCGAAGAATCAGAAACTATTAATCATGGAGAAATTCTACTATTCCCAGTGCTCGCTCGGTTACACTGGCCTTAATTCTGGCTAATTACTAGCGAGAGCTTTATTTTAGGTATGTGTTTTAGTTTCTTACCTGGAAGTGGCCTTCTGTGTATGATTAAACACAAGATAGGGCGGGAAGGATTGGATTCATGCGCCGTCGAAGCCCCTCATggggcaacctcgtccccagggcgcttttccctggctttgggggcggggcgggaaaccccaaagccagggaaaagcgccctggggacgaggttgctcaTGGGGGAGCGGGCTGGAGTTGATCTAACCCCCCTTTTTTAGTGACTCTTGTTTGCCCCTCCCCCCATTTTTTCTGTTATCTTGGTCTAGTTCTATTGTCTTCTCGCCTGCGGACTCACATGTCTCGTAACTCATCTCTCGAGTCCCTAGGCCTTTGTTAAGCGAGCGTCCACGGAAAATGTATTCGTTACTAGTCCACAGTTGAGGAAACGATGTGCCTCTTTTAGCGAGAAAGGAGGGCTGGAAGATGTTGATTGAAAACTATCGCACGATGCATCGTTAGTTCATTGATTGTTGCACCGTAGAATTTTTCCACAGTCTCAAATAAAGTAATGTGAGAATGCATTGAACTTGCCTGACGGATGCTGTCCTTTTTAACAGATTCCAGGTAACTTGGTGCCAATAACCCACATACAATCAGCTGGTGGTGCTACGACAAGTGCACAGATCCAAACAAAAACCTCTCCTCAAGGTACCCCTACTGGGCAACCAGCACCAATACTGCCAAACACTCCACTCTCCCCTCCCTTAGGGACGACTACTGTGACACTAAACACGAGACCCATATTaccacagcaacaacaacagcaaaggaAAATCAGCGCAGGTAAGCTATTAGACCTCCAATCAATTAGTTAGTTGTGTCTTCACACCATGCTCCTTCGCAAACGTTTCTCACTACTTAGGAGACTAGTGAGTCGTAAAAAGAAGGTTGTTGTCTTGAATTCCTGCTTCCTTCAGCTACTTGGAGAAAAGAAGGGTGGTGCTGTAAGGAACAGGTGGAGGAGGGGAGCGGCACGGAattaaattgattgattgaattaATTGTCAGGAAGGTGAATTTGCTGGCTGTTAAaagctgaagttttttttttgtttgttagcaACCGGATCTTCAGCAACTGCCATAGCTGCTCTAACATCAACTGTAAATCGCACTACAACAAACCTGCAACCTCTGGTACCAATCGAAACACAGCTCCAACAGCCTCAGTTCCAAGTTCGAATGGTTCAGTTCCCACAACAAAGTGGCCCCGCCCAGATTCAACAGACCATTGTACAATCACCAAGAGGTGCTACTACACCGGTTCAGATTCACACTCAACAGGCTCAAGTCGTTCAAGGCCTACAACAGGTATGTCAACGGACAATGGGATTGCTAATGTCGAACGGTCGATACCTTCATTTTTCGGTGAGATGAATCAAATAAGAGAACTCATCTTGTGAAGTACTTTCAGCCGCTCAGTCGTATACAGTAGAACCCTTACTTCTCAACCCCCCGTGACTTCTCGAACCATCGCTTTCTTGAACAGAACCTTTCAATATATTGAATCTAAACTGACTTCACTTTTCCAGTTAAACacttttttccctctcctcaacTCCGTTTTTCTAATCTTCCGATAATTTGGACGAATTTCCTTTTCTCTATATACGAGGTTCAAAATGAACGGGATTCCATGAAATCTGATTTAACCTTCAGACTTAAAGTATTAGATCAAGGAAGGTTAGCTTCACACCACCAAAACCTACCCAACCCAGCGAACTTTACTAGCTTTGGTATGGAAATACTAGTCTGTTCTCCAGACCGTAGCGAATAAATCCGTCGCGCTCGGCTATCTCCAAAGAGAAAGTAGACGGCCGGTGACTAGACttttaataaattgttataatgacgtgccaaaaaaaaaactttttgtaaCCTTCGACAACCCTTCTTTTGGTATGCATCGAGTAGTTGTCGTCTAAAATACGAAGTtggaaagttttccttttctgcCAAATTTCGGCAGGGGTTTGTAAAAATCAGACGGAATTACGTTAAAGGGGATAATTTTACTGATATGTAATCTTTTTTCCGGCACTCTTACAGATTCAAGGCAAACCCTTAGGTACTGTTAAAGTAACTCAACAAACACAAGGAGCCCAAACAACAGCAAGAGCACAGGGAAGGTCACCTGCACAGAGAAGAAaatcacaaaataaataaagactgAATACTCAATAATATATTGAAAGTTTAAGTAAAACCCAGATATTAAGATCGTCATGTAAAGCTGCCGGACAAATGATTGTCCTCTGCGGTTATTTATTCAAATACAAGTTCGTTTGATTGTCCTCCATTGAACATGTTATTGGGGGCCAGTCCCATTTTCTGTTCTAATTGGTCTTTACAACCGCAGCGAAAGTGAATGTGTAACGAGGCTTTTGCCATTGAAGCCGCAACTACATGTTGCCTCAACTGAGATTAAGACGATTCGAAGCCTGCCGCAATTCTAAAAGTTTCAATACGTCTCTTTCATGGACATTTATAAACTCATTTAATATCTtcatctacatctacatttaATAGTCAGCAGAAACTATGTACTAGGGTTATTGTGAATTGCTCTAGACATTTGAGCctttctgttcatacactgttATCTAAAATGGTGAAATAATctataaaatatgaaatattaaaatattttagccGCGTCAGATATGGcatattattgtttttgtttgttagcAACCGGATCTTCACCAACTGCCATAGCCGCTCTAACATCAACTGTGAATCGCACTACAACAAACCTGCAGCCTCTGGTACCAATCGGAACACAGCTCCAACAGCCTCAGTTCCAAGTTCGAATGGTTCAGTTCCCACAACAAACTGGCCCCGCCCAGATTCAACAGACCATTGTACAATCACCAAGAGGTGCTACTACACCGGTTCAGTTTCACACTCAACAGGCTCAAGTCGTTCAAGGCCTACAACAGGTACGTCAACCGACAATGGGACTGCTAATGTCGAACGGTCGATACCTTCATTTTTCGGTGGGATGAATCAAATAAGAGAACTCATACTTCTCAACCCCCCGTGACTTCTCGAACCCTCGCTTTCTTGAACAGAACCTTTCAATATATTGAACCTAAACTAACTTCACTTTTCTAGTCAAACACTTTCCTCCCCCTCCTCAACTCCGTTTTTCTAATCTTCCGATAATTTGGACGAATTTCCCTTTCTCTATATACGAGGTTCAAAATGAACGGGATTCCATGAAATCTGACTTAACCCTCAGACTTAAAGTATTAGATCAAGGAAGGTTAGCTTCACAACACCAAAACCTACCCAACCCAGCGAACTTTACTAGCTTTGGTATGGAAATACTAGTCTGTTCTCCAGACCGTAGCGAAAAAATCCGCCGCGCTCGGCTATCTCTATAGAGAAAGTAGACGGTCTGTGACCAGACTcttaataaattgttataaTGACTTGCCATATATAATAAACCTTTTGTAACCTTTGACAACCCTTCTTTTGGTATGCATAGAGTATTTTTTTGTCCTCTAAAATACTAAGTtggaaagttttccttttccgcCAAATTCCCGCACTAAAGGGGATAATTTTACTGATATGTAATCTTTTTTTCCGGCACTCTTACAGATTCAAGGCAAACCCTTAGGTACTGTTAAAGTAACTCAACAAACACAAGGAGCCTAAACAACAGCAAGAGCACAGGGAAGGTCACCTGCACAGAGAAGAAAATCACAGAATAAATGAACACTGAATACTCGATAATATATTGAAAGTTCAAGGAAACCCCAGATATCGTCATGTAAAGCTGGCGGACAAATGATTGTTCTCTGCGGTTATTTATTCAAATACAAGTTCGTTTGATCGATTGTCCTCCACTGCACCTGTTATTGAGGGCCAGTCCCATTGTCTGTTCTAATTGGTCTTAACAACCCCAGCGAAAGGAGACGTGTAACGAGGATTTGCAATTGAAGTAGCTATACAGCCTATACATGTTGCCTGAAGTGAGATCAACAATAAGACGATTCGATGCTGGCCGCAATTCTAAAATAGCTAGAAACAAACAAGAGAAGGCAATAGGCGTAGTATTCTtctacctatttcacgggttaGGTAAAATCACTCTATCATTCGTATTACTTGAAAAGGGTTATTTTGAATTACTCCAGACACTTGAGCctttctgttcatacactgtaAAGTAGAATGGTGAAATAGCCTGTAAGTTGGTAATATTGAAATATTTTAGCTGTATCAGATAAATATTATGATGGCAGTTTTTATTTAGAATACATATGGAAAAGCTCACTAAAACACTTCGTAGACTCGCacagttgtttattttattcacaATCTCGCtggcagggtttttttttataactgagAAATGTGAACACGTCTAAAGTCATCAATTGATAAAGATGTGTTAGCTCTGAAGGATAATTTGCATTTCTTATATCTTTCATAGTTGCGGTGGCCTGCATGATGGTTCCGCGTACGTGGTGCATGCTTAAGTGGAAAAGGACGGTGAATGACTTGAAGATATCTATACTTTCCATGTcagttgaaaaaattttaagtgAAGCGAACAGTGTACAGATGATTTTCGACTTAACAAACAGCGTTTTATAGCGAGTGGACAAATGCATCTTCTTGGCTAGatttaatgagatgcattttCTACTTTACAACTCTGTCGACTGCAACGCTGTAACTAACACCtgggtttttttaatttccactCGTATTATGTCGAAAAACTGCGAACATTCCGCAGCTCAGAACTTTCTATGAAGTATTCTATATTTACGACGTAGCTTTTTAGTGAGTACATCTCAGTGTTTTCCCTTTCGGTTTCGGCTGGCTTAACTTCTCTTCGACAGTTTTTTACGTACTATTTTAGAATATATATTTTACCGGCCTTCCAGTCCGAAACTAAAATTAGACCATCCGGTGTTGTAGTTATTCTTGAGGGACTTGCTTTAAACTTGTCAGTAGTTTTTCCAGTGAAACAACCATCCAATGTAAACTGATCGACACTGTCGAAATTGCAAACAAGAAGATTGTGGTGTTTGCGACATTTCTGTAAACACAGTCCATTAGGGGATTTCAACTGCCCATCACCCTCGCCTTCTTCTCCTATCTTGTACCACAACTTCCCAGTATTATCTAACACTTTCAAGCAATTATTAACCCGGTCAGAAACAATGAACTTGTTCTCATGGTAAATACACGACCTGGGTGTGCTTAGTTTTTCTGGTCCACTGTCTCCAAATTTAAACAAAGATTCACCATCTTGTGATAAAACTTGGACTCTAGTGTTATGGTAGTCAGCCACGATAACACGACCTGCATCATTCACACAAACACTGACAGGATTGTGAAACTCACCACCCCTTGCCCCTTTCTTTCCAAAGCTTTTCACAAAGTTTCCAGTTTGAACATTAAATTGTTGAATGCGATGATTTACTTCATCCGCCACAAGAATGTTATCATCATTAAGGTAAGTAACGTCCTCTGGACCGTTAAGCTCCCCGTCCTTCTTTCCACGACAACCTACTTTTCTTAGACAGTTTCCTTCCATGTCAATTATGAAAACACAGTGTCTTTCGCTGTCAACAACAGCAAT is a genomic window containing:
- the LOC140947715 gene encoding E3 ubiquitin-protein ligase TRIM45-like, producing MESLLINLKEQVTCAICLDSFTDPKTITCLHTFCCDCLKKHALISQRNGKFRCPECQAEVDLPEANCFAKLPSSFHHNRLLSLLAVRQSGDGNEISCGICKKKSAEISYCFECAKFMCSDCVNAHQLFTNLTEGHKVTPVKQFQPQDYEALMKRQSFCKQQYHEREIVRFFCRKCKLCVCQICIATDHKSHEGHDVELLDKVADGEKVNILERAEKLKEKTNLYSDAIFKLEQTELELHTNITNVKHEVSQTAEQIIATIRESECEIITFLENTRASRSEMLNSAKTQVQSLLKQINQAVEFAEQLVQKSSSSDIMQNKLKLQQRYNELESAPIPELPVSSFVKYFPNLELEKFSVGFVATSEPTIKGLNQDIQAGVESEFDVNPRIPKEQAHEVKCKFQCEVLVEPSEKVGSLRTYENEDATLVKFVPKVPGTFNITVKINGKVLSTNTVQVKQRLIQVLGELELNQETSKKPRGLAVNSKGQIAVVDSERHCVFIIDTEGNCLRKVGCRGKKDGELNGPEDVTYLNDDNILVADEVNHRIQQFNVQTGNFVKSFGKKGARGGEFHNPVSVCVNDEGRVIVADYHNTRVQVLSQDGESLFKFGDSGPEKLSTPRSCIYHENKFIVSDRVNNCLKVLDNTGKLWYKIGEEGEGDGQLKSPNGLCLQKCRKHHNLLVCNFDSVDQFTLDGCFTGKTTDKFKASPSRITTTPDGLILVSDWKAGKIYILK
- the LOC140949201 gene encoding uncharacterized protein; protein product: MGWSPPTYVCLCVQGTSTVQTQQAQIVHQARSPSTTFTIPGNLVPITHIQSAGGATTSAQIQTKTSPQGTPTGQPAPILPNTPLSPPLGTTTVTLNTRPILPQQQQQQRKISAATGSSATAIAALTSTVNRTTTNLQPLVPIETQLQQPQFQVRMVQFPQQSGPAQIQQTIVQSPRGATTPVQIHTQQAQVVQGLQQIQGKPLGTVKVTQQTQGAQTTARAQGRSPAQRRKSQNK